A part of Candidatus Deferrimicrobium borealis genomic DNA contains:
- a CDS encoding 3-hydroxyacyl-CoA dehydrogenase/enoyl-CoA hydratase family protein: protein MSPKIRKVAVLGAGVMGSGIAAHLANAGISCLMLDIVPPTLSDDEKKKGLTEKSPAFRNRFALKGLEGIRKSRPSLIYSQKDLARIAIGNFDDDFAKIAECDWIVEVVIENLAIKRALYARIEAFWKPGVVVSSNTSGISIAQMMEGRGKEFRRHFFVTHFFNPVRYMRLLEMVAGEDTDPAIFAGVAAFGERVLGKGIVYGKDTPNFVGNRVGVFAMMHAMHAMIEDGLTIEEVDKILGPAMGRPKSAAFGTADLVGLDTLLHVSDNVYANLTGDPDRERFLPPPFVKEMAKRGLLGRKTGAGFFKMEGKGDTKRKYVLDYNALEYRPAEKVSFPSLDAAKDEEEPGSRIGKVISGDDKAAKYAWKVLSDTLLYSAKRIPEIADDVVNVDNAMKWGFNWSLGPFETWDAIGLPDSVARMKAEGKAIPANVEKMLASGASSFYRRRDGALERFDFASGGYLPVSVSPDIISLPSLAERKKEIRRNAGASLYDIGDGVLCVEFHTKMNTIDADIVAMLMEGVDLAEKEFAGLVIANHAEHFCAGANLMLVFLEAQNKQFGNIEAMVKGFQDACMRLRYSGRPVVAAPAGMALGGGTEMCLAADRIRASAETYMGLVEVGVGLLPAGGGLKEMAIRHLEGIPEGVATDPLPFLRKAFETVGMAKVSTSAAEARELGFLRHTDRITLQRDFLIQDAKNTVLAMDREGYEMPEARSVALPGRSAFPMFAYGLYTMKAAGQISEHDEKIGRMIASVLTGGDVPPGTKRTEQELLDMEREAFLSLCGEEKTQARIQFMLMKGKPLRN, encoded by the coding sequence ATGTCTCCGAAAATCCGCAAGGTGGCCGTGCTCGGGGCCGGGGTGATGGGTTCCGGGATCGCGGCGCACCTGGCCAACGCCGGGATCTCCTGCCTGATGCTCGACATCGTCCCGCCGACCCTCTCGGACGACGAGAAGAAGAAGGGATTGACGGAGAAGAGCCCCGCCTTCCGGAACCGGTTCGCCCTGAAAGGGCTGGAAGGGATCCGGAAGAGCCGTCCGTCCCTGATCTATTCGCAGAAGGACCTGGCCCGGATCGCGATCGGCAATTTCGACGACGACTTCGCGAAGATCGCGGAGTGCGACTGGATCGTCGAGGTGGTGATCGAGAATCTGGCGATCAAGCGGGCGCTCTACGCGAGGATCGAGGCGTTCTGGAAACCGGGGGTCGTCGTCTCCTCCAACACCTCGGGGATCTCGATCGCGCAGATGATGGAAGGGCGCGGGAAGGAGTTCCGCCGCCACTTCTTCGTCACGCACTTCTTCAACCCCGTCCGGTACATGAGGCTGCTCGAGATGGTCGCAGGGGAAGACACCGACCCCGCGATCTTCGCGGGGGTGGCCGCCTTCGGCGAACGGGTCCTCGGGAAGGGGATCGTCTACGGGAAGGACACGCCGAATTTCGTCGGGAACCGGGTCGGCGTCTTCGCGATGATGCACGCGATGCACGCGATGATCGAGGACGGGCTGACCATCGAGGAAGTGGACAAGATCCTCGGGCCGGCGATGGGGCGCCCCAAATCGGCCGCGTTCGGCACGGCCGACCTCGTGGGCCTCGACACGCTCCTCCACGTCTCCGACAACGTGTACGCGAATCTCACGGGCGATCCGGACCGTGAGCGGTTCCTTCCGCCCCCCTTCGTGAAGGAGATGGCGAAGCGCGGCCTGCTGGGCCGCAAGACCGGCGCCGGCTTCTTCAAGATGGAAGGGAAGGGGGACACGAAGCGGAAGTACGTCCTCGACTACAACGCGCTGGAGTACCGCCCGGCGGAGAAGGTCTCCTTCCCCTCCCTCGACGCGGCGAAGGACGAGGAGGAGCCGGGGTCGCGGATCGGGAAAGTGATCTCCGGGGACGACAAGGCGGCGAAGTACGCCTGGAAGGTGCTCTCCGACACGCTGCTCTACTCCGCGAAGCGGATCCCGGAGATCGCGGACGACGTGGTCAACGTCGACAACGCGATGAAGTGGGGATTCAACTGGAGCCTCGGCCCGTTCGAGACGTGGGACGCGATCGGGTTGCCCGACTCGGTGGCCAGGATGAAGGCCGAGGGGAAGGCGATCCCGGCGAACGTCGAGAAGATGCTCGCCTCGGGGGCGTCCTCCTTCTATCGCCGCCGGGACGGCGCGCTCGAACGCTTCGATTTCGCCTCCGGCGGGTATCTCCCGGTTTCCGTCTCGCCCGATATCATTTCCCTCCCGTCCCTTGCGGAACGGAAGAAGGAGATCCGGCGAAACGCGGGGGCGTCGCTCTACGACATCGGCGACGGCGTGCTGTGCGTGGAGTTCCACACGAAGATGAACACCATCGACGCCGACATCGTCGCCATGCTGATGGAGGGCGTCGATCTCGCCGAGAAGGAGTTCGCGGGGCTCGTCATCGCCAATCACGCGGAGCATTTCTGCGCCGGGGCGAACCTGATGCTCGTCTTCCTCGAGGCGCAGAACAAGCAATTCGGCAACATCGAGGCGATGGTCAAGGGGTTCCAGGACGCGTGCATGCGGCTGCGGTACTCCGGGCGGCCGGTCGTCGCGGCTCCCGCGGGGATGGCGCTGGGCGGCGGCACCGAGATGTGCCTTGCCGCCGACCGGATTCGCGCGTCGGCCGAGACGTACATGGGGCTGGTCGAGGTGGGCGTGGGGCTGCTCCCCGCCGGCGGCGGCCTGAAGGAGATGGCGATCCGCCACCTCGAGGGGATCCCGGAGGGGGTCGCCACGGATCCGCTCCCGTTCCTGCGCAAGGCGTTCGAAACGGTCGGGATGGCGAAAGTCTCCACGTCGGCGGCGGAGGCCCGCGAGCTCGGTTTCCTGCGGCACACGGACCGGATCACCCTCCAGCGCGACTTCCTGATCCAGGACGCGAAGAACACCGTGCTCGCGATGGACAGGGAAGGGTACGAGATGCCGGAGGCGCGCAGCGTCGCGCTGCCCGGGCGGTCGGCCTTCCCGATGTTCGCCTACGGGCTTTACACGATGAAAGCGGCGGGGCAGATCAGCGAGCACGACGAGAAGATCGGCCGGATGATCGCCTCCGTTCTGACGGGCGGGGACGTTCCCCCGGGGACGAAACGGACCGAACAGGAGCTGCTCGACATGGAGCGCGAGGCGTTCCTCTCCCTCTGCGGCGAGGAGAAGACCCAGGCGCGGATCCAGTTCATGCTGATGAAGGGGAAGCCGCTCCGGAACTGA
- the hemW gene encoding radical SAM family heme chaperone HemW, protein MRGIYVHVPFCVRKCGYCDFYSVAGGEEERDRFPGLVEREMDLLLREFPGEASLPADTVYFGGGTPTVLGPDRLNRLLAAIRSRFPVAEDAEITTEANPGTVTGDDFARLREGGFNRVSLGVQSFRPATLAALGRIHSVGDVRTAYRDARKAGFSSVGIDLIFGNPAQGEGEWQEDLDLAVTFLPDHVSAYALTPEPGTPLHAAISGGEIALPDDDAVARMYTAARETLRAAGYRHYEISNFARPGKECRHNLKYWRRDGYLGLGPSAHGLLFPGESAPYGLRTANPPSLPDYVRALGEGRPPWGSTVACGMEDAWKEALIFGLRMSEGVSPPSIEKRNGPPPDKAREAVENLVGSGFLLREGDRLRLPDRYWFVSNEVLQRLA, encoded by the coding sequence ATGCGCGGGATCTACGTCCACGTTCCGTTCTGCGTCCGCAAGTGCGGGTATTGCGACTTCTACTCGGTCGCCGGCGGTGAGGAGGAGCGCGACCGGTTTCCCGGGCTCGTGGAGCGGGAGATGGACCTCCTCCTGCGGGAGTTCCCCGGCGAAGCGAGCCTCCCGGCGGACACCGTGTACTTCGGCGGGGGGACGCCGACGGTCCTCGGGCCGGACCGCCTCAACCGGCTCCTCGCCGCGATCCGGTCGCGCTTTCCCGTGGCGGAAGACGCCGAGATCACGACGGAGGCGAACCCGGGGACGGTGACCGGCGACGATTTCGCCCGACTGCGGGAGGGCGGCTTCAACCGGGTGAGCCTCGGGGTCCAGTCGTTCCGGCCGGCAACCCTCGCCGCCCTCGGGAGGATCCACTCCGTGGGGGACGTCCGCACGGCGTACCGGGACGCCCGCAAGGCGGGGTTCTCCTCCGTGGGGATCGATCTCATCTTCGGAAACCCCGCCCAGGGCGAGGGGGAATGGCAGGAAGACCTCGACCTCGCCGTGACGTTCCTGCCCGACCACGTGTCGGCCTACGCGTTGACGCCGGAACCCGGAACGCCCCTCCACGCGGCGATCAGCGGAGGCGAGATCGCCCTGCCCGACGACGACGCCGTCGCTCGGATGTACACGGCGGCGCGGGAAACCTTGAGGGCCGCGGGGTACCGCCACTACGAGATCTCCAACTTCGCCCGTCCGGGGAAGGAGTGCCGCCACAACCTGAAATATTGGCGAAGGGACGGGTACCTCGGACTCGGTCCGTCGGCCCACGGGCTGCTGTTCCCGGGAGAGTCCGCCCCGTACGGCCTGCGGACGGCGAACCCGCCGTCGCTGCCCGACTACGTCCGGGCACTGGGCGAAGGGCGCCCGCCGTGGGGATCGACCGTCGCGTGCGGCATGGAGGACGCGTGGAAGGAGGCGCTCATCTTCGGGCTGCGGATGTCGGAAGGGGTGTCCCCGCCCTCCATTGAAAAAAGGAACGGCCCCCCGCCCGACAAGGCGCGGGAGGCCGTGGAAAACCTGGTCGGGTCCGGCTTTCTGCTACGGGAGGGGGATCGGTTGCGGCTCCCGGACAGGTACTGGTTCGTATCGAACGAGGTGCTTCAGCGACTGGCCTGA
- a CDS encoding HD domain-containing protein: MAAMDIEETETGPGGIERRVGIGIRLKLFGFLLPLAFLLIASVTWVVTEVTKSTLRRDLLQRGAAISRVVALSAGHSLLSDDPLGLDRLVSETRASDPDIAFIAIRDASDVVAAHDRVTERGKPYRPVPPLLPLGTFGDTQADEVMRDGRRLIEYTTPISFAGRRVGIASLGLSMQGLAAAERSIRKPIFAAAAVILVIAFFGTLALSSIFTHPVKRLHKGVLSLASSETFQPVPVHSSDELGALTRNFNRMAETILAQKNSLQRKALQLEEAYISMVRVLAASLDARDPYTMGHSTRVARMSCLLGRRLGMDEEELSNLERAAIFHDLGKIQTPDDVLLKGERLSHAEVKQMRSHPVDGTEILRMAPFLHRYIPVVRAHHEWYNGEGYPDGIQGDEIPLHAQIIALADAFDAMTTERPYREALSSEEALDEILQSRGTQFSPELSDAFAKMVREMPPMDETTLKSMAL, translated from the coding sequence ATGGCTGCCATGGATATCGAGGAAACAGAGACCGGACCGGGAGGGATCGAGCGGCGGGTCGGGATAGGAATCCGCCTGAAACTGTTCGGGTTTTTGCTCCCCCTTGCCTTCCTCCTGATCGCCTCCGTGACCTGGGTGGTCACGGAGGTCACCAAGTCCACCCTGCGCCGCGACCTGCTCCAGCGGGGCGCCGCGATCTCCCGCGTGGTGGCGCTCTCGGCGGGACATTCCCTGCTGTCGGACGATCCGCTCGGGCTGGACCGACTGGTCTCGGAAACGCGTGCGAGCGATCCCGACATCGCCTTCATCGCCATCCGGGACGCATCCGACGTCGTGGCGGCCCACGACCGGGTGACGGAGAGGGGAAAACCGTACCGTCCCGTTCCACCCCTGCTTCCACTGGGAACCTTCGGCGACACGCAGGCGGACGAGGTAATGCGCGACGGACGCCGGCTCATCGAATACACCACACCGATCTCTTTTGCCGGACGGCGCGTGGGGATCGCCTCCCTCGGCCTCTCCATGCAGGGTCTCGCGGCAGCGGAGCGGTCGATCCGGAAGCCGATCTTCGCGGCGGCGGCGGTCATCCTGGTGATCGCCTTCTTCGGAACGCTGGCTCTCTCGTCGATCTTCACCCACCCGGTGAAGCGGCTCCACAAGGGAGTGCTCTCCCTCGCGAGCAGCGAGACGTTCCAGCCCGTACCGGTGCACTCCTCCGACGAACTGGGCGCTCTCACGCGGAACTTCAACCGGATGGCGGAGACGATCCTCGCCCAGAAAAACTCCCTGCAAAGGAAGGCGCTTCAGCTGGAGGAGGCGTATATCAGCATGGTCCGCGTCCTCGCGGCGTCTCTGGACGCGAGGGACCCGTACACGATGGGGCATTCCACCCGCGTGGCGCGGATGTCGTGCCTGTTGGGACGCCGCCTCGGGATGGATGAAGAGGAGCTATCCAACCTGGAGCGGGCGGCGATCTTCCACGATCTGGGGAAGATCCAGACCCCGGATGACGTCCTCCTCAAGGGGGAGCGCCTGTCGCACGCCGAAGTAAAGCAGATGAGAAGCCATCCCGTCGACGGCACGGAAATCCTGCGGATGGCGCCGTTCCTCCACCGGTACATTCCCGTGGTGCGCGCCCACCACGAGTGGTACAACGGGGAGGGGTATCCGGACGGAATCCAGGGGGACGAGATCCCGCTCCACGCGCAGATCATCGCACTGGCCGACGCCTTCGACGCGATGACCACCGAGCGGCCGTACCGGGAGGCGCTTTCTTCCGAAGAGGCGCTCGACGAGATCCTGCAGTCCCGCGGGACACAGTTCTCCCCGGAACTGTCGGACGCCTTCGCGAAGATGGTGCGGGAGATGCCGCCGATGGACGAAACCACGCTGAAGAGCATGGCGCTTTGA
- a CDS encoding efflux RND transporter permease subunit, with the protein MNAAEPGARRGIAGRIAAAFIGSRLTPLVIIASILLGVGAVLLLPREEEPQIVVPMVDVFVGMAGASASEVENRVTRPMEKLLWEIPGVEYVYSTTSPGQSMAIVRFKVGEDEEKSIVRLNQKMSANFDLIPPGATPPLVKPRSIDDVPILAVTLSSARHDPFSLRRVAQQLHDQVKSVPDVSEVRIIGGQRRQVRVLLDPARMAARGVAPTALVGMLRQANRQLSSGSVVAGNREFLVETGGFLRTADDVGRVVAGVAGGRPVYLRDVAQILDGPEEPADYVLLGPGPAAHANDPAAHPAVTLSVAKRKGTNAIVVADKVLAKIEALKGTLVPGDVTLTVTRNYGETAAEKSNELLLHMLIAVISVSILIWITLGFREAGIVATAIPVTLALTLTVFYLTGYTLNRVTLFALIFSIGILVDDAIVVVENIVRHYRLPGNRGRPVTDIAVEAVDEVGNPTILATFAVIAAILPMAFVRGLMGPYMRPIPVGATAAMLFSLLVAFVVTPWTGVRLLRKEVGGQDHAVEGWTTRLYREAMGRLLHRPAWRYGFLAMVGVLLLGSASLVALRWVQVKMLPFDNKSEFQVVVDMPEGSTLEQTAAATREIGDVVAAVPEVLNYQMYVGTSSPYNFNGLVRHYFLRRGSNVADLQVNLVPKGDRKAQSHDIAKRVRPAIQAAAARYGANVKVSEVPPGPPVLQTLVAEVYGPDYPGQIAVARRIKEILSKTEGVVDVDWYVEDDQPRYRFEVDPDKAAMNGVSTEQVAETVRLAVDGTGAGLLHQAGEKEDVPIVLRLPRAERSRLDSLKAVRVMGRQGNLVPLGELVRVKEEIAGKSIYHKNLMPVVYVTADVAGKVESPVYAILSIDKELDKLTLPGGYKLERHVAAQPESDRKVAMKWDGEWHITYEVFRDLGLAFAAVLVLIYILVVGWFQSFRTPITIMAAIPFSLVGILPAHALMGAFFTATSMIGFIAGAGIVVRNSIILVDFVELRLAQGMPLDQAVIDAGAVRFRPMLLTAAAVIVGASVILFDPIFQGLAISLMAGEVASLLLSRMTVPILFFMSESQRAGKAPGGDIPGVNPGCREGVSSHCRVGDAPPAAGRCLPRYFPGGIFFSVSSCFVAVWSERAASSCPGS; encoded by the coding sequence GTGAACGCCGCGGAACCGGGCGCCCGTCGCGGCATCGCCGGGCGGATCGCGGCCGCCTTCATCGGGTCCCGCCTGACCCCCCTGGTGATCATCGCGTCGATATTGCTCGGCGTGGGCGCCGTGCTCCTTCTCCCGAGAGAGGAGGAGCCGCAGATCGTGGTGCCGATGGTCGACGTCTTCGTGGGGATGGCCGGGGCCTCGGCGTCCGAGGTGGAGAACCGGGTCACCCGGCCGATGGAGAAGCTTCTGTGGGAGATCCCGGGGGTGGAGTACGTCTACTCCACGACGTCGCCCGGGCAGTCGATGGCGATCGTCCGGTTCAAGGTCGGCGAGGACGAGGAGAAGAGCATCGTCCGCCTGAACCAGAAGATGTCCGCCAACTTCGACCTGATCCCGCCCGGCGCGACGCCACCCCTGGTCAAGCCGCGGTCCATCGACGACGTCCCGATCCTCGCGGTGACGCTCTCCTCCGCCCGCCACGACCCGTTCTCCCTCCGGCGGGTCGCGCAGCAGCTCCACGACCAGGTGAAATCGGTCCCCGACGTCTCGGAGGTGAGGATCATCGGCGGCCAGCGGCGCCAGGTGCGGGTGCTCCTCGACCCGGCCCGGATGGCGGCGCGCGGCGTCGCCCCGACCGCCCTCGTCGGGATGCTGCGGCAGGCGAACCGGCAGCTCTCCTCGGGGAGCGTCGTCGCCGGGAACCGGGAGTTCCTCGTCGAGACGGGCGGGTTCCTGCGCACGGCCGACGACGTGGGCCGGGTGGTGGCGGGTGTCGCGGGGGGACGGCCCGTCTATCTCCGGGACGTGGCGCAGATCCTGGACGGACCGGAGGAGCCCGCCGACTACGTCCTCCTCGGGCCGGGGCCGGCGGCGCACGCGAACGACCCGGCTGCGCACCCCGCGGTGACCCTTTCCGTCGCGAAGCGGAAGGGGACCAACGCGATCGTGGTGGCCGACAAGGTCCTCGCGAAGATCGAGGCGCTGAAAGGGACCCTCGTCCCGGGGGACGTCACCCTGACGGTCACGCGGAACTACGGCGAGACGGCCGCCGAGAAATCGAACGAGCTCCTCCTTCACATGCTGATCGCCGTCATCTCGGTGTCGATCCTCATCTGGATCACCCTCGGGTTCCGGGAGGCGGGGATCGTCGCGACGGCCATTCCCGTGACCCTCGCCCTCACGCTCACCGTCTTCTATCTCACCGGGTACACGCTGAACCGGGTGACGCTCTTCGCGCTCATCTTCTCCATCGGGATCCTCGTGGACGACGCGATCGTCGTGGTCGAAAACATCGTCCGCCACTACCGGCTTCCCGGGAACCGCGGGCGCCCCGTGACCGACATCGCCGTCGAGGCGGTGGACGAGGTAGGGAATCCCACGATCCTCGCCACCTTCGCCGTCATCGCCGCGATCCTTCCGATGGCGTTCGTCCGGGGCCTGATGGGCCCGTACATGCGGCCGATCCCGGTGGGCGCCACGGCGGCGATGCTCTTCTCTCTCCTCGTCGCCTTCGTCGTCACCCCCTGGACCGGGGTGCGGCTGCTCCGGAAGGAAGTCGGAGGTCAGGATCATGCCGTCGAGGGGTGGACAACGCGCCTCTACCGGGAGGCGATGGGGCGGCTCCTTCACCGGCCCGCGTGGCGCTACGGCTTCCTCGCGATGGTCGGCGTCCTCCTCCTCGGATCCGCTTCGCTCGTCGCGTTGCGGTGGGTGCAGGTGAAGATGCTCCCGTTCGACAACAAGAGCGAGTTCCAGGTGGTGGTCGACATGCCGGAAGGGTCGACCCTCGAGCAGACCGCTGCCGCGACCCGGGAGATCGGCGACGTCGTCGCCGCCGTGCCGGAAGTGCTGAATTACCAGATGTACGTCGGGACCTCCTCCCCGTACAACTTCAACGGGCTGGTGCGCCACTACTTCCTGCGGCGGGGGTCGAACGTCGCCGACCTTCAGGTGAACCTCGTTCCGAAGGGGGACCGGAAGGCCCAGAGCCACGACATCGCGAAGAGGGTCCGGCCGGCGATCCAGGCGGCCGCCGCGCGATACGGCGCGAACGTGAAGGTGTCGGAGGTCCCCCCGGGGCCGCCGGTCCTCCAGACGCTGGTGGCCGAGGTGTACGGGCCCGATTACCCCGGGCAGATCGCGGTGGCCCGCAGGATCAAGGAGATCCTGTCGAAGACCGAGGGGGTGGTCGACGTCGACTGGTACGTCGAGGACGATCAACCGCGGTACCGCTTCGAGGTCGATCCGGACAAGGCGGCGATGAACGGCGTTTCCACGGAACAGGTGGCCGAAACGGTCCGTCTCGCAGTGGACGGGACGGGCGCCGGCCTGCTCCACCAGGCCGGGGAGAAGGAAGACGTGCCGATCGTCCTGCGCCTCCCGAGGGCGGAGCGGTCGAGGCTGGACAGCCTGAAAGCGGTCCGGGTGATGGGCCGCCAGGGGAACCTCGTGCCCCTCGGGGAGCTGGTGCGGGTAAAGGAGGAGATCGCCGGGAAGAGCATCTACCACAAGAACCTGATGCCCGTGGTGTACGTGACCGCCGACGTCGCCGGAAAGGTGGAGAGCCCCGTGTACGCCATCCTGTCGATCGACAAGGAGCTCGACAAGCTGACGCTCCCCGGAGGGTACAAGCTCGAGCGGCACGTGGCGGCCCAGCCGGAATCCGACCGGAAGGTGGCGATGAAGTGGGACGGGGAGTGGCACATCACCTACGAGGTGTTCCGGGACCTCGGCCTCGCGTTCGCCGCGGTGCTCGTGCTGATCTACATCCTGGTGGTCGGGTGGTTCCAGTCGTTCCGGACGCCGATCACGATCATGGCCGCGATCCCCTTCTCCCTCGTGGGGATCCTTCCGGCCCACGCGCTGATGGGGGCCTTCTTCACCGCCACCTCGATGATCGGGTTCATCGCGGGAGCCGGGATCGTGGTGCGCAACTCGATCATCCTCGTGGATTTCGTGGAGCTGCGCCTCGCGCAGGGGATGCCGCTGGACCAGGCCGTCATCGACGCGGGGGCGGTCCGGTTCCGGCCGATGCTCCTGACCGCGGCGGCGGTGATCGTCGGCGCCTCGGTGATCCTGTTCGACCCGATCTTCCAGGGGCTGGCGATCTCGCTGATGGCGGGGGAGGTGGCGTCGCTCCTCCTGTCGCGGATGACGGTCCCGATCCTCTTCTTCATGAGCGAGAGCCAACGGGCAGGGAAGGCGCCAGGGGGGGACATACCTGGTGTAAACCCGGGATGCAGGGAAGGTGTGTCCTCCCACTGCCGGGTAGGGGATGCGCCTCCCGCTGCGGGAAGGTGTCTTCCCCGTTACTTCCCGGGCGGCATCTTCTTCAGCGTCTCGAGCTGTTTCGTGGCGGTCTGGAGCGAACGGGCCGCCTCCTCGTGTCCGGGGTCGTAG
- a CDS encoding efflux RND transporter periplasmic adaptor subunit — MNETVGKVSLGARAGAAVVILSIAAGLSACGEKGTQGTAVSRPVVQDVEVIVVRPVPRETMAEALGTVRARTTAAVAPQVMGRLTGVAVSEGSVVAAGALLATIDDTTVRAQLSSAEGAVAEAEAAREEVDRSISQAEASRSLAEKTFERYVKLLEGKVVTQQEFDEVEMRRTVAVKELERAQQKRTQVSAKIAQARGQADAAKAMLAWTRVIAPFAGVIVEKRADAGSMAVPGVPLFVLEDPRGYRIEASVSETYLPVLKVGTPVQGILDADPGKPFPAVVTEVVPGIDPASRTFTVKADLPAGGVRSGQSGKVRFAAGKGTVLAVPTRAITRAGGSDGVFTIGARDNVARLSMITVGAEFGDRVEVLSGIEAGDRVALSPIDRLSDGARVEVRR, encoded by the coding sequence GTGAACGAGACGGTGGGAAAGGTTTCGTTGGGGGCGCGTGCCGGGGCGGCGGTGGTGATCCTGTCGATCGCCGCCGGGCTTTCCGCCTGCGGGGAAAAGGGAACGCAGGGGACGGCGGTTTCCCGTCCCGTGGTGCAGGACGTGGAGGTGATCGTCGTCCGACCGGTTCCGCGGGAAACGATGGCGGAAGCGCTGGGGACGGTCCGGGCGCGGACGACCGCCGCGGTGGCGCCGCAGGTGATGGGGCGTCTGACCGGCGTCGCGGTTTCGGAAGGATCCGTGGTTGCGGCGGGGGCGCTCCTGGCGACGATCGACGACACGACGGTCCGCGCGCAGCTCTCCTCGGCGGAAGGGGCGGTAGCGGAAGCGGAGGCGGCACGCGAGGAGGTCGATCGTTCCATCTCCCAGGCGGAGGCCTCAAGGAGCCTCGCGGAGAAGACGTTCGAGCGGTACGTGAAACTGCTCGAGGGGAAGGTGGTCACGCAGCAGGAGTTCGACGAGGTCGAGATGCGTCGCACCGTGGCGGTGAAGGAACTTGAACGGGCGCAGCAGAAGAGGACGCAGGTGAGCGCGAAGATCGCCCAGGCGAGGGGCCAGGCCGACGCGGCGAAGGCGATGCTCGCCTGGACCCGGGTGATCGCCCCCTTCGCGGGGGTGATCGTCGAGAAGCGGGCCGACGCGGGGTCGATGGCCGTCCCCGGCGTTCCCCTCTTCGTTCTGGAGGATCCGCGCGGTTACCGCATCGAGGCGTCGGTTTCCGAGACGTACCTCCCGGTACTGAAGGTGGGAACCCCGGTCCAGGGGATCCTGGACGCGGACCCGGGGAAACCGTTTCCGGCCGTCGTCACGGAGGTCGTCCCCGGGATCGACCCGGCGAGCCGCACGTTCACGGTGAAGGCGGATCTTCCCGCGGGCGGGGTCCGGTCGGGCCAGTCCGGGAAGGTACGATTCGCCGCGGGGAAGGGGACGGTCCTTGCGGTCCCGACACGGGCCATCACCCGCGCGGGGGGCTCCGACGGCGTGTTCACGATCGGCGCCCGGGACAACGTGGCGCGTCTCTCGATGATCACCGTCGGGGCGGAGTTCGGCGACCGCGTGGAAGTCCTCTCCGGCATCGAAGCAGGGGACCGGGTCGCCCTGTCGCCGATCGACAGGCTCTCCGACGGAGCCCGGGTGGAGGTCCGCCGGTGA
- a CDS encoding TolC family protein: MSRPTRCPSLSALSGAALLLLTLGFPLPPAASAMESVDFSQAVARALSNNAFLLGAEEEAIAARNDADAARGHLLPSVRFDERFVRTTVPAEAFALKMNQGMLLQSDFADVSNFNSPPPRNDFIGTLSLEQPLFAPKAYHGYGMAKVEADAKGHDLYRRKEDAVYRVVAAVLDVVTARQFVEVAGQGLSDAREHLRIAGSLEAAGMGLASDALRAKVAVASAEGAKVTAESRLELARRRLALAMGEPGAPPVDVIGPPPEFPDPGTPSDGEAGTNARADLSASSLRVANAGSNVELRKSGYLPEVGFAAAYQVDAEDSPFSSDNRSWRVGVGLTWNLFDGMSREAEVGKAAAQLRRAQAYDRGVRDQAAFEAAQADLGVKEATLRVEIARAALASAEESVRLLTSRYENRLGRMVDLLDAQTALDAARAARIRAENDVRLSRAQRLYASGGLLSLVAQVAENGKEKNR, translated from the coding sequence ATGAGCCGACCCACCCGATGTCCTTCCCTTTCCGCCCTGTCCGGGGCGGCGCTGCTCCTCCTGACGCTCGGTTTTCCCCTCCCCCCTGCCGCGTCCGCGATGGAGTCGGTGGATTTTTCCCAGGCGGTCGCACGGGCGCTGTCGAACAATGCTTTTCTCCTGGGGGCGGAGGAAGAGGCGATCGCCGCGCGCAACGACGCGGACGCGGCCCGAGGACACCTTCTCCCTTCCGTCCGGTTCGATGAACGATTCGTACGCACGACCGTCCCCGCGGAAGCGTTCGCCCTGAAGATGAACCAGGGAATGCTGCTCCAATCGGATTTCGCCGATGTGAGCAACTTCAACAGCCCTCCGCCGCGCAACGACTTCATCGGCACCCTTTCGCTCGAGCAGCCGCTCTTCGCCCCGAAGGCGTACCACGGATACGGGATGGCGAAGGTGGAGGCGGACGCGAAGGGTCACGATCTCTACCGGCGGAAGGAGGACGCGGTCTACCGGGTCGTCGCCGCGGTCCTGGACGTCGTCACGGCCCGGCAATTCGTCGAGGTCGCGGGCCAGGGGCTCTCCGATGCCCGGGAACACCTGCGGATCGCGGGGAGCCTCGAGGCGGCGGGGATGGGACTCGCCTCCGATGCGTTGCGCGCGAAGGTGGCGGTCGCCTCCGCGGAAGGGGCGAAGGTGACGGCGGAGAGCCGGCTGGAGCTCGCGCGTCGCAGGCTCGCCCTCGCGATGGGGGAGCCGGGGGCGCCCCCCGTGGATGTCATCGGCCCGCCCCCGGAGTTCCCCGATCCCGGAACGCCGTCGGACGGCGAGGCCGGAACAAACGCCCGCGCCGACCTGTCCGCATCGTCGCTGCGGGTCGCGAACGCGGGGAGCAACGTGGAGCTCCGGAAGTCGGGGTACCTGCCCGAGGTCGGCTTCGCGGCGGCGTATCAGGTGGACGCCGAGGATTCCCCGTTCTCCTCCGACAACCGTTCGTGGAGGGTGGGCGTTGGGCTTACCTGGAACCTCTTCGACGGGATGAGCCGCGAGGCGGAGGTGGGAAAGGCCGCGGCGCAGCTCCGCAGGGCGCAGGCGTACGACCGCGGCGTGCGGGACCAGGCGGCGTTCGAGGCGGCGCAGGCGGATCTGGGCGTGAAGGAGGCGACGCTTCGCGTGGAGATCGCCCGCGCGGCTCTCGCGTCGGCGGAAGAGAGTGTGCGGCTGCTCACGTCCCGGTACGAGAACCGTCTCGGCCGGATGGTGGACCTCCTCGACGCGCAGACGGCACTCGATGCCGCCCGCGCCGCGCGGATCCGGGCGGAGAACGACGTGCGGCTTTCCCGCGCGCAACGGTTGTACGCTTCCGGCGGGCTGCTCTCCCTGGTGGCGCAGGTCGCGGAAAACGGGAAGGAGAAGAACCGGTGA